A portion of the Thermosediminibacter oceani DSM 16646 genome contains these proteins:
- a CDS encoding macro domain-containing protein, translating to MKVVIGDITKAEADVIVNAANGLGPMGGGVALAIKKAGGKVIEDEAIRICKETDPRPGDVYVTTAGGLRAKYIFHAVTMKRPAEPSSVEIVRKCLQSLLEKARQMGIKSMVLPALATGVGGVPKKDVARVYREILGEVKDIDITVMDISGDFIKYLEG from the coding sequence GTGAAAGTCGTTATAGGGGATATAACCAAGGCCGAGGCGGATGTTATCGTAAATGCTGCCAACGGTTTGGGCCCGATGGGCGGAGGTGTCGCCCTCGCCATTAAAAAGGCCGGCGGCAAGGTCATAGAAGATGAGGCTATAAGAATCTGCAAGGAGACGGACCCGCGGCCGGGCGACGTTTACGTCACTACCGCCGGGGGCTTAAGAGCAAAATACATTTTTCATGCGGTTACGATGAAAAGACCTGCAGAGCCCTCCAGTGTAGAGATCGTTAGAAAATGCCTCCAATCGCTGCTTGAAAAGGCCAGGCAAATGGGAATAAAATCCATGGTTTTGCCGGCGTTGGCCACCGGTGTCGGAGGTGTTCCCAAAAAGGATGTAGCCCGGGTTTACAGAGAGATCCTGGGAGAAGTAAAGGATATAGACATAACGGTTATGGACATAAGCGGGGATTTCATCAAATATCTCGAAGGATAA
- a CDS encoding spore maturation protein, with product MTGEMSGFSWVIPFIISAVFLHGIIRKVRVFEVFVEGAWEGILMAIKLIPYLIGIYVAIGIFRESGAVDLMVKVLYPMVSFFEVPADALLLSIVRSLSGPAALGMMLETFDAHGPDSFIGRLASTLVGSNDTTFYIIAVYFGSVGIRKTRYAIPVGLFADFVSFVASVYIVRKVFG from the coding sequence GTGACGGGTGAAATGTCGGGGTTTTCGTGGGTCATCCCCTTTATAATTTCTGCGGTTTTTCTCCACGGGATCATCAGGAAGGTAAGGGTATTCGAAGTGTTCGTGGAAGGAGCTTGGGAAGGTATTTTAATGGCCATAAAGCTCATTCCTTACTTGATAGGCATATATGTAGCCATCGGCATATTTCGGGAGTCAGGAGCCGTCGACCTTATGGTAAAAGTCCTTTACCCAATGGTCTCCTTTTTCGAAGTTCCGGCTGACGCTCTTTTACTGTCTATAGTTAGAAGCCTCTCGGGACCGGCTGCACTGGGGATGATGCTGGAGACCTTCGATGCCCACGGTCCTGATTCCTTTATAGGAAGGCTTGCATCGACGCTGGTCGGTTCCAACGACACTACCTTTTACATAATAGCAGTTTACTTCGGTTCCGTGGGGATCAGAAAGACGAGGTATGCTATTCCCGTGGGACTGTTTGCGGATTTCGTCAGCTTTGTGGCATCGGTGTACATAGTCAGAAAGGTGTTCGGATAA
- a CDS encoding nucleoside recognition domain-containing protein yields the protein MNGVFSFFILGGIFVAALNGKLDSITPAVMASTESAVQRAISLMGIVSLWLGVARVAEASGLIDRMSRIIAPLFAWLFPSIPKGHPALGCILMNLSANMLGFGNAATPFGLKAMKELQKLNRHPDTATEAMCTFLAINTSGVTLVPATIIALRASAGSKNPSEVVGTILFATICSTLAAIALDYVMRILNRKRSFWG from the coding sequence GTGAACGGGGTTTTTTCTTTTTTCATACTCGGAGGCATATTTGTGGCGGCTTTAAATGGAAAGCTTGACTCGATAACTCCCGCTGTCATGGCTTCGACAGAAAGCGCCGTTCAAAGGGCTATAAGCCTTATGGGTATTGTAAGCCTATGGCTGGGGGTGGCCCGGGTTGCGGAGGCCTCCGGCCTAATAGACCGGATGAGCCGGATTATAGCACCACTTTTCGCCTGGTTGTTTCCATCGATACCCAAGGGACATCCGGCTTTAGGCTGTATTTTGATGAACCTGAGCGCCAACATGTTGGGATTCGGCAATGCGGCCACTCCTTTCGGGCTCAAAGCAATGAAAGAACTGCAAAAACTCAACCGCCACCCCGATACGGCTACGGAAGCCATGTGCACCTTTCTTGCAATTAACACATCCGGCGTAACTCTGGTACCCGCCACAATAATTGCCCTTAGGGCTTCGGCAGGTTCCAAGAATCCGTCCGAGGTAGTAGGGACGATCCTTTTCGCCACCATATGTTCAACTCTTGCTGCAATTGCCCTAGATTACGTCATGAGAATTTTAAACAGGAAAAGAAGCTTTTGGGGGTGA
- a CDS encoding ABC transporter ATP-binding protein: MVIETFGLTKQYGGKGGCVDINLKVEQGEIFGFLGPNGAGKSTLVKTLVGLLRPTSGTATILGRPLGNTEVKGRIGYLPENFRYHDWMTGLEVMRFHAELYKMPRPERRITELLELVRLAGHEKKRVAGYSKGMQQRLGLAVALLPDPELVFLDEPTSALDPVGRVEIREIIRELKSRGKTIFLNSHLLSEVEMVCDRVAIINKGRIITQGSLKDMLYSSSHVVIRTGTPAAGLIEALSVAAEEIEQRGEFISLKVKHREDIPTIARIIVESGTPLYELKVVGGSLEELFVNLLRGGKTGDNGNEVFV, translated from the coding sequence ATGGTCATAGAAACCTTTGGGCTTACAAAACAATACGGCGGAAAGGGCGGGTGCGTCGATATAAACCTAAAAGTCGAGCAAGGGGAAATCTTTGGATTCCTGGGGCCGAATGGTGCCGGCAAAAGTACACTGGTAAAAACTCTGGTGGGGCTTTTGCGCCCCACCTCCGGCACCGCCACCATCCTCGGGAGGCCCCTGGGGAATACAGAGGTGAAAGGTCGAATCGGCTACCTGCCCGAAAATTTCAGGTACCACGATTGGATGACTGGGCTTGAAGTTATGAGGTTTCACGCCGAGCTTTATAAAATGCCAAGGCCCGAGAGAAGAATAACAGAGCTGCTGGAACTTGTAAGGCTTGCCGGGCACGAGAAAAAAAGGGTGGCCGGTTACAGCAAGGGAATGCAGCAGCGGTTGGGACTTGCGGTAGCCCTTCTGCCGGACCCGGAGCTCGTATTTCTCGACGAGCCCACTTCGGCCCTTGATCCCGTCGGGAGGGTAGAGATACGCGAGATAATAAGGGAACTGAAGAGCCGCGGGAAAACTATTTTTTTAAACAGTCACCTCTTGAGCGAAGTGGAAATGGTGTGCGACAGAGTGGCAATAATCAACAAGGGTAGAATAATCACCCAGGGCAGTCTCAAAGATATGCTCTACTCGAGTTCGCATGTGGTGATAAGAACGGGAACTCCTGCGGCAGGACTCATCGAGGCTCTGTCGGTTGCTGCCGAAGAGATCGAACAGAGAGGTGAATTTATATCGCTGAAGGTGAAGCACAGGGAGGATATACCAACAATCGCCAGGATAATCGTGGAATCAGGGACACCCTTATACGAATTGAAGGTTGTCGGGGGATCTCTGGAGGAACTCTTTGTGAATTTGCTCCGGGGAGGGAAGACCGGTGATAACGGTAATGAAGTATTCGTTTAA
- a CDS encoding ABC transporter permease encodes MITVMKYSFKEMLNKRALLLVIVLTLVFLTLYGYGLKEAYKDLPRSPVIAVTLSSQLISIGLYFAGLIIAFLVVLSSVGALSADIESGVMQAVLVKPVKRWEIVVGKFLGIGAMISLYGIVLFFAIIFLNKFFGARMIFSPSNLFYSALLFILSPIILLSVSLWGSSRMSTLNTGIMVVMLYGFALIGGWMEQIGYLLSRNGGSAQGLINAGIISSLILPIDVLYRKMNSLLFTTDGLSFTVNNILGGGYEPSIAMMIYSAVYPIFMLWMAVRRFSFRDI; translated from the coding sequence GTGATAACGGTAATGAAGTATTCGTTTAAAGAAATGTTAAATAAAAGGGCGCTGCTGCTAGTAATAGTTCTTACCCTGGTCTTCCTGACCCTTTACGGGTACGGGCTTAAGGAGGCGTATAAAGATTTGCCCCGGTCTCCCGTTATTGCGGTTACACTTTCTTCACAACTCATTTCCATAGGCCTTTATTTCGCCGGACTCATAATCGCTTTCCTGGTAGTTTTATCGTCGGTTGGGGCGCTGTCCGCCGATATCGAAAGCGGTGTAATGCAGGCGGTGCTGGTAAAACCGGTAAAGCGATGGGAAATAGTTGTGGGGAAATTCCTAGGGATAGGGGCTATGATCTCCCTTTACGGCATTGTCCTTTTCTTCGCTATAATCTTTTTAAATAAATTCTTTGGAGCCAGGATGATTTTTTCCCCTTCAAATCTTTTTTACAGCGCGCTTTTGTTCATTTTAAGTCCCATTATTCTGCTTTCGGTTTCTTTATGGGGAAGTTCCCGGATGTCGACACTCAATACGGGCATTATGGTGGTTATGCTTTACGGGTTTGCGCTAATCGGGGGTTGGATGGAGCAGATAGGGTATTTGCTCTCCCGCAACGGGGGGAGCGCCCAGGGGCTTATAAATGCGGGTATAATATCGAGCCTGATACTGCCCATCGATGTGCTGTACCGGAAGATGAACTCGCTCTTATTTACAACGGACGGATTGAGCTTCACGGTCAATAATATTTTGGGTGGAGGGTATGAGCCCAGCATCGCAATGATGATCTACTCAGCGGTCTACCCGATTTTCATGCTATGGATGGCCGTGAGGCGATTTTCTTTCAGGGATATCTAG
- a CDS encoding cation-translocating P-type ATPase, giving the protein MLDSLGTDLSRGLSSREIPLKKKLFGENQLKEFRTTPPLAIFLNQFKDTITLVLLGATLISAYLGEIADAVAITAIVILNGIMGFVQEYRTEKSLQALREMTAPTARVLRDGKITVIPARDVVPGDVVILESGDIVPADGELFEAENLKIDESVLTGESVPVEKSAESRDQEGLKIHRSNLVFMGTMVVSGRGKMLVTQIGMGTEMGKIAGMIEEIEEEQTPLQKRLDHLGKQLVVICLAICVIVALLGVIRGENLYDMFLFGVSLAVAAIPEGLPAVVTMVLTLGVQRMVKKNVLIRKLTAVETLGCATVICSDKTGTLTENKMTVRKIYVDDGILTVTGSGYRLEGDFVTQDGRLLRDLPHGLKKLLEISVSCNNAELTEPKAGLLGKFLKSREVIPSGDPTEAALLVAAAKANILKSDVEKAYRRIKEIPFDSERKCMSVLVKSRRGELFLFTKGAVDVVLGLCDGIEVNGKLKEITDADKKKIIEINEDMGREALRVLAFAYKKVNLAQTSDTNLERNLIFVGLIGMIDPPRPEAKVAVEKCFSAGIRPVMITGDHRATALAVARELNITSEGGKILTGQELDDMSETDFLNCVDDVSVYARVTPKHKLRIVRALKKKGHVVAMTGDGVNDAPAVKEADIGISMGRNGTDVTKEASAMILMDDNFASIVAAVEEGRIIYDNIRKFIRYLLSCNTGEVLTMLWASLLGLPIPLLPIQVLWMNLMTDGLPAIALGADPPEKDVMSRKPRQKNESIFSRGMGRRIFYRGFLISLATIAAYLISNHYGHGDLSFARTVAFCTLIVSQLIFSFECRSESAAVWEQNPFSNLYLTLAVVCSAAMLFGVVYIPELQAIFRTVPLNEEVWLLILALAGLGAVL; this is encoded by the coding sequence ATGCTGGACTCTTTGGGCACAGATCTTAGCAGAGGTTTATCCAGTCGGGAAATACCTCTGAAGAAAAAACTATTCGGGGAAAATCAATTAAAGGAATTCAGGACAACTCCACCGCTTGCCATCTTCTTAAACCAGTTTAAGGACACGATAACCCTGGTGCTGTTGGGTGCCACTTTAATATCCGCTTATCTGGGGGAAATAGCCGATGCCGTAGCCATCACGGCAATAGTAATCTTAAACGGCATAATGGGTTTCGTCCAGGAGTACAGGACCGAAAAATCCCTCCAGGCCCTCAGGGAAATGACGGCGCCGACCGCCAGGGTTCTGAGAGATGGGAAAATCACGGTTATACCCGCCAGAGACGTGGTGCCCGGAGACGTAGTGATTCTGGAAAGCGGGGATATAGTACCGGCCGACGGAGAACTCTTCGAGGCGGAAAATCTCAAAATAGACGAGTCGGTGCTGACCGGGGAATCAGTGCCGGTGGAGAAGTCAGCGGAAAGCCGGGACCAGGAAGGTCTGAAAATTCATAGGTCCAACCTGGTATTTATGGGGACTATGGTAGTGAGCGGCCGGGGTAAAATGCTGGTGACCCAAATAGGTATGGGTACCGAAATGGGCAAAATCGCCGGAATGATAGAAGAGATAGAAGAGGAACAGACGCCCCTTCAAAAGCGCCTGGATCACCTGGGCAAACAGCTGGTGGTTATCTGCCTTGCTATATGCGTTATAGTCGCCCTGCTCGGGGTTATAAGAGGGGAAAACCTGTATGACATGTTCCTGTTCGGCGTGAGTCTTGCCGTAGCTGCGATTCCCGAGGGGCTCCCGGCCGTGGTGACCATGGTTCTCACGCTGGGCGTCCAGAGAATGGTTAAAAAGAATGTGCTCATCAGGAAGCTGACAGCTGTGGAGACTCTCGGATGCGCCACGGTCATCTGCAGCGACAAGACCGGTACTTTAACTGAAAACAAGATGACCGTTAGAAAAATATACGTTGATGACGGGATACTGACGGTTACGGGGAGCGGCTACAGGCTCGAAGGCGATTTTGTGACACAGGATGGCAGGCTGCTCCGGGACCTGCCGCACGGACTTAAAAAACTGCTCGAAATATCGGTTTCATGTAATAACGCGGAACTGACCGAACCCAAAGCGGGTCTTTTAGGAAAGTTTTTAAAATCCAGGGAAGTTATCCCTTCCGGTGACCCCACGGAAGCCGCACTGCTGGTGGCAGCGGCCAAGGCGAATATACTAAAGAGCGATGTGGAAAAAGCCTATCGAAGGATTAAAGAAATTCCCTTTGACTCCGAACGGAAATGCATGTCGGTACTCGTAAAGTCGAGGAGGGGAGAACTGTTCCTATTTACTAAAGGGGCCGTCGATGTAGTGCTCGGCTTATGCGATGGAATTGAGGTAAACGGAAAGCTAAAGGAAATTACCGATGCCGATAAAAAGAAAATCATAGAAATCAACGAGGATATGGGCAGAGAAGCTCTCAGGGTTCTCGCCTTTGCTTACAAAAAGGTGAATCTGGCGCAGACTTCAGATACTAACCTTGAGCGAAACCTGATATTTGTAGGTCTAATCGGCATGATCGACCCTCCAAGACCTGAAGCGAAAGTTGCTGTAGAAAAGTGTTTTTCGGCTGGTATAAGACCCGTGATGATCACCGGTGACCATCGGGCCACGGCCTTGGCAGTGGCGCGGGAGCTCAACATAACGAGCGAAGGGGGTAAAATTCTTACCGGGCAGGAGCTCGACGATATGTCCGAAACCGACTTTTTAAATTGCGTTGACGACGTTTCCGTATACGCCCGGGTGACCCCGAAGCATAAGCTCAGGATTGTGCGGGCTCTGAAGAAAAAAGGCCACGTGGTGGCGATGACCGGCGATGGAGTAAACGACGCCCCTGCGGTTAAGGAAGCCGATATAGGCATATCGATGGGCAGGAACGGTACCGATGTGACTAAGGAAGCTTCGGCCATGATCCTAATGGACGACAACTTCGCCAGCATCGTCGCTGCTGTGGAAGAAGGCCGCATAATCTACGATAACATCCGTAAATTCATACGTTATCTGCTCTCGTGCAATACCGGAGAAGTTCTGACAATGCTTTGGGCGTCGCTTCTTGGACTTCCCATACCCCTACTTCCCATACAGGTTCTCTGGATGAACCTTATGACCGATGGACTGCCGGCAATAGCCCTGGGTGCTGACCCGCCGGAGAAGGATGTCATGAGCCGCAAGCCGCGGCAAAAAAACGAGAGCATTTTTTCGAGGGGCATGGGGCGCAGGATATTTTACAGGGGATTTTTGATAAGCCTGGCTACCATAGCCGCATACCTGATATCCAATCATTACGGGCATGGGGATCTGTCGTTTGCCAGGACCGTTGCCTTCTGTACCCTGATAGTTTCCCAACTGATTTTTTCTTTCGAGTGCAGGTCGGAGAGCGCAGCCGTATGGGAACAGAATCCGTTCTCTAACCTGTACCTGACGCTGGCTGTCGTATGTTCGGCAGCGATGCTTTTCGGGGTTGTATACATACCAGAGCTGCAGGCTATATTCCGGACCGTACCCCTTAATGAGGAAGTGTGGCTATTGATCCTGGCCTTGGCTGGTTTAGGCGCTGTCTTATGA
- a CDS encoding L,D-transpeptidase family protein produces MKARYYLLVVMLVITVWIMISRLNGVVIEQLNDTGLVRITVNFYVPVIQRDVEDKINLESERPGMEFLKTIRWIDDKTLEIYALEKGLPRGFKTMLYIEPLKTAIPGIYKSVKVYYRVNIRPFLTEISSPVPSKGPVILSFSTPVSGEELSKYLRADFDFTLRPCYIPLAIEKLFRDNSRWQVIPREPLEPGRRYGIRFDGGRSGITGFNKWFEVAGIPKVVSTAPRDGENDVMPYTVLTVNFDQEMQEVSIKVSNMTGDVRVNGKTAEFKPHSVFMPGRSYEVTVQGKSVYGEKLKPYNFKFVTKDMGDRLWVEVNLRSLQKVMVYRGDKIVKTMLASGGRPGPETETPLGYFTIKDRGVRFWSERFGQGAFYWVRIKDNYLFHSMPRDRDWNLIREEYEKLGIPASHGCIRLKDEDAKWFYENIPEGALVIIHD; encoded by the coding sequence GTGAAAGCGCGATATTACCTTTTGGTCGTAATGCTGGTAATCACCGTCTGGATCATGATATCCCGGTTAAACGGCGTTGTGATTGAACAGCTCAACGACACCGGGTTGGTCAGGATAACCGTAAATTTTTACGTGCCCGTAATACAGAGGGATGTGGAAGACAAAATTAACCTTGAGTCCGAAAGGCCGGGGATGGAGTTTTTAAAGACCATCCGCTGGATCGACGATAAAACTCTCGAGATATATGCTCTGGAAAAGGGACTTCCCCGGGGATTTAAGACAATGCTTTATATCGAGCCGCTGAAGACCGCGATACCCGGAATTTACAAGAGCGTGAAAGTTTATTACAGGGTAAATATACGACCATTTCTAACAGAGATTTCTTCACCGGTTCCCAGCAAAGGTCCCGTTATTTTGAGTTTCAGTACCCCGGTCAGCGGCGAGGAGCTTTCAAAATATCTCAGAGCCGATTTCGATTTTACCTTAAGGCCCTGCTACATACCGCTGGCAATAGAAAAACTATTCAGGGATAACAGCCGGTGGCAGGTGATCCCGCGGGAGCCTCTGGAACCCGGCAGGAGATACGGCATAAGATTTGACGGGGGCCGGAGCGGGATAACCGGCTTTAACAAGTGGTTCGAGGTGGCTGGAATTCCGAAAGTGGTATCTACTGCGCCCCGTGACGGCGAGAACGATGTTATGCCGTATACGGTTCTTACCGTCAACTTTGATCAGGAAATGCAAGAGGTCAGCATAAAAGTGAGCAATATGACCGGCGATGTAAGGGTGAACGGCAAAACTGCCGAGTTTAAGCCACATTCGGTTTTTATGCCGGGGAGAAGTTACGAAGTCACGGTTCAGGGTAAGTCTGTGTACGGTGAAAAGCTGAAACCCTATAATTTCAAATTTGTCACAAAGGATATGGGAGATAGATTATGGGTGGAGGTGAACCTGAGGAGCCTGCAGAAGGTAATGGTTTACAGGGGCGACAAAATAGTAAAGACGATGCTGGCTTCGGGGGGTAGGCCTGGACCCGAGACGGAGACACCGCTGGGGTACTTTACTATAAAAGACAGGGGAGTCCGTTTCTGGTCGGAGAGGTTCGGCCAAGGGGCATTTTACTGGGTGAGGATAAAAGACAATTATCTTTTTCATTCGATGCCCAGGGACAGGGACTGGAATCTCATCCGGGAAGAATACGAAAAGCTGGGTATACCTGCCAGCCACGGTTGTATAAGGTTAAAGGACGAAGATGCCAAGTGGTTTTACGAAAACATCCCGGAAGGCGCCCTCGTGATAATCCACGATTGA